Genomic DNA from Halomonas sp. BDJS001:
TCAGGGGCCCGTTGAATATACTGGCCGAACCCTTGATATCGCGATGCAGGACGACGCTTGGATGGCGGTGCAGGCGAATGACGGTACTGAAACCTACACTCGACGTGGCGACCTTCAGATTGACAGCGACGGGGTGCTGCTAAGCGTTGGACGACCGGTGATGGGCGAAGGCGGCCCCATCGCCATCCCGCAAGGGGCACAGGTATCAATTGGTGCTGATGGGACGATTAGTGCCATTCCCGAAGGCGTAGGGCCGGAAGCCCTGGTCGAGGTAGGGCGTATTAAACTGGTGACGCCTGACGCTGGCGCGTTAACACGCGGCGAAGATGGTCTTTTTCGCGCCCCCCCTAATGAAGAGGGGGAGCCAGGAGTCTTGCCTGCTGACGAAAACGCCAAGTTGGTGAGTGGCGCCCTGGAGGGCAGTAATGTCAGTGCTGTCGATGCCATGGTCTCCATGATTGATGTGGCCCGACGCTATGATATGCAGATGAAAGTGCTGAGTACGGCTGACGAAAATGCTCAGCGCGCCAA
This window encodes:
- the flgF gene encoding flagellar basal-body rod protein FlgF; translation: MDRMLYTAMSGAKNSMDQQSVVSNNLSNVSTTGFRAQLQAARAVPVQGEALLATRTSAVTTTPGSDFSQGPVEYTGRTLDIAMQDDAWMAVQANDGTETYTRRGDLQIDSDGVLLSVGRPVMGEGGPIAIPQGAQVSIGADGTISAIPEGVGPEALVEVGRIKLVTPDAGALTRGEDGLFRAPPNEEGEPGVLPADENAKLVSGALEGSNVSAVDAMVSMIDVARRYDMQMKVLSTADENAQRANGILSIQG